From the Daphnia magna isolate NIES linkage group LG3, ASM2063170v1.1, whole genome shotgun sequence genome, one window contains:
- the LOC116927646 gene encoding uncharacterized protein LOC116927646 isoform X1 yields MIVSESIHFQKDNEELIQRCSLFLSKDLETFLKFTLKMQSAVRLEKDSDLMLDATVPSATLDIANVNSSIENCPFKKLPARETKNKSFSDTLISVDDCGATMGCSKNFDTSSSSPSPMMRASPTHVSRQEGLSNQNEDVCHVSAHRDLGGRDGSPNSPSFSSSSADRVSPNEGSPTGLLSCNSTNDSSGLRLSRPALQIHSAQESVRSFSQICRLGSLPSASTSTKYPILIGGSSIIRPSVTQTNNKMTQIFDMSQLQNHQSSKPNLRNAEDSKSPSLPESVNTTVLVQPEDNYSISATPHGIENILNRPIPRPESVISPAIQCHPQSSSSNQYPSPFSAIARTQKPLDFSNGVNAVGLNSPAFTGVYWPTLQSFIDNPALQTWRDRFQITDNSDGINCGFDKDSKKKHTRPTFSGQQIFALEKTFEQTKYLAGPERAKLAYGLNMTESQVKVWFQNRRTKWRKKHAAELATAKKRQEEAEVMNDLSDKEEDIYGDDSFDMKRKRTK; encoded by the exons ATGATTGTGTCGGAATCGATTCACTTCCAAAAGGATAACGAAGAGCTCATTCAGCgatgttctctttttctgtcGAAAGATCTGGAgacatttttgaaattcacgCTGAAAATGCAAAGTGCTGTCAGATTGGAAAAGGATTCTGACCTCATGTTAGACGCCACCGTACCGTCGGCTACTTTAGACATTGCAAACGTTAATAGTTCAATTGAAAATTGTCCCTTCAAAAAGCTACCGGCTCgtgaaaccaaaaacaaatcttTCAGCGACACTTTGATTTCGGTGGATGACTGTGGCGCAACAATGGGCTGCTCTAAGAATTTTGATACTTCAAGTTCTAGCCCGAGTCCAATGATGAGGGCCTCTCCTACCCATGTTAGTCGACAAGAAGGTCTTTCAAATCAAAACGAGGATGTCTGCCACGTGTCGGCACACCGAGATCTGGGCGGCAGAGATGGCAGCCCAAACAGTCCTAGTTTTTCCTCCAGCTCAGCGGATAGAGTTTCACCGAATGAAGGCTCTCCGACTGGCTTATTATCTTGTAATTCTACGAATGATTCGTCTGGGCTTCGGCTATCGCGCCCTGCTTTGCAGATCCATTCAGCCCAAGAAAGTGTTCGAAGTTTCTCTCAAATTTGTCGATTAGGTTCTCTCCCCTCGGCATCAACTTCTACCAAATATCCCATCTTGATCGGCGGTTCTTCGATTATTCGACCGTCAGTTACTCAAACCAATAACAAAATGACACAAATATTCGACATGAGCCAACTGCAAAATCACCAGTCCTCAAAGCCAAATCTACGTAACGCCGAAGATTCTAAGTCCCCTTCACTGCCGGAATCTGTTAATACTACAGTATTGGTACAACCGGAGGATAATTATTCGATTTCTGCTACACCTCACGGAATAGAAAACATTCTTAACAGACCAATTCCCCGACCAGAATCTGTCATTTCTCCTGCGATTCAGTGCCACCCACAATCGAGTTCCAGTAACCAATATCCGTCGCCCTTTTCGGCAATAGCGCGAACCCAGAAGCCTTTGGATTTCTCCAACGGTGTTAACGCCGTAGGTCTTAACTCGCCAGCGTTTACAGGCGTTTACTGGCCAACTTTACAATCCTTCATCGATAACCCTGCTCTGCAAACATGGAGAGATCGTTTTCAGATAA CAGATAATTCTGATGGCATTAACTGTGGCTTCGACAAGGATTCCAAGAAAAAACACACGCGACCCACTTTTAGCGGGCAACAAATATTTGCCCTTGAGAAAACTTTCGAGCAGACAAAATATTTGGCGGGTCCCGAGCGCGCAAAACTTGCCTATGGATTGAATATGACGGAATCTCAAGTTAAG gtTTGGTTTCAAAATCGACGTACCAAATGGCGTAAAAAACACGCTGCCGAATTGGCAACTGCTAAGAAGCGTCAAGAGGAGGCTGAAGTTATGAACGACCTTTCtgacaaagaagaagatatcTATGGTGATGACTCATTCGATATGAAGCGAAAAAGGACAAAGTAA
- the LOC116927646 gene encoding homeobox protein AHox1 isoform X2, producing the protein MIVSESIHFQKDNEELIQRCSLFLSKDLETFLKFTLKMQSAVRLEKDSDLMLDATVPSATLDIANVNSSIENCPFKKLPARETKNKSFSDTLISVDDCGATMGCSKNFDTSSSSPSPMMRASPTHVSRQEGLSNQNEDVCHVSAHRDLGGRDGSPNSPSFSSSSADRVSPNEGSPTGLLSCNSTNDSSGLRLSRPALQIHSAQESVRSFSQICRLGSLPSASTSTKYPILIGGSSIIRPSVTQTNNKMTQIFDMSQLQNHQSSKPNLRNAEDSKSPSLPESVNTTVLVQPEDNYSISATPHGIENILNRPIPRPESVISPAIQCHPQSSSSNQYPSPFSAIARTQKPLDFSNGVNAVGLNSPAFTGVYWPTLQSFIDNPALQTWRDRFQINNSDGINCGFDKDSKKKHTRPTFSGQQIFALEKTFEQTKYLAGPERAKLAYGLNMTESQVKVWFQNRRTKWRKKHAAELATAKKRQEEAEVMNDLSDKEEDIYGDDSFDMKRKRTK; encoded by the exons ATGATTGTGTCGGAATCGATTCACTTCCAAAAGGATAACGAAGAGCTCATTCAGCgatgttctctttttctgtcGAAAGATCTGGAgacatttttgaaattcacgCTGAAAATGCAAAGTGCTGTCAGATTGGAAAAGGATTCTGACCTCATGTTAGACGCCACCGTACCGTCGGCTACTTTAGACATTGCAAACGTTAATAGTTCAATTGAAAATTGTCCCTTCAAAAAGCTACCGGCTCgtgaaaccaaaaacaaatcttTCAGCGACACTTTGATTTCGGTGGATGACTGTGGCGCAACAATGGGCTGCTCTAAGAATTTTGATACTTCAAGTTCTAGCCCGAGTCCAATGATGAGGGCCTCTCCTACCCATGTTAGTCGACAAGAAGGTCTTTCAAATCAAAACGAGGATGTCTGCCACGTGTCGGCACACCGAGATCTGGGCGGCAGAGATGGCAGCCCAAACAGTCCTAGTTTTTCCTCCAGCTCAGCGGATAGAGTTTCACCGAATGAAGGCTCTCCGACTGGCTTATTATCTTGTAATTCTACGAATGATTCGTCTGGGCTTCGGCTATCGCGCCCTGCTTTGCAGATCCATTCAGCCCAAGAAAGTGTTCGAAGTTTCTCTCAAATTTGTCGATTAGGTTCTCTCCCCTCGGCATCAACTTCTACCAAATATCCCATCTTGATCGGCGGTTCTTCGATTATTCGACCGTCAGTTACTCAAACCAATAACAAAATGACACAAATATTCGACATGAGCCAACTGCAAAATCACCAGTCCTCAAAGCCAAATCTACGTAACGCCGAAGATTCTAAGTCCCCTTCACTGCCGGAATCTGTTAATACTACAGTATTGGTACAACCGGAGGATAATTATTCGATTTCTGCTACACCTCACGGAATAGAAAACATTCTTAACAGACCAATTCCCCGACCAGAATCTGTCATTTCTCCTGCGATTCAGTGCCACCCACAATCGAGTTCCAGTAACCAATATCCGTCGCCCTTTTCGGCAATAGCGCGAACCCAGAAGCCTTTGGATTTCTCCAACGGTGTTAACGCCGTAGGTCTTAACTCGCCAGCGTTTACAGGCGTTTACTGGCCAACTTTACAATCCTTCATCGATAACCCTGCTCTGCAAACATGGAGAGATCGTTTTCAGATAA ATAATTCTGATGGCATTAACTGTGGCTTCGACAAGGATTCCAAGAAAAAACACACGCGACCCACTTTTAGCGGGCAACAAATATTTGCCCTTGAGAAAACTTTCGAGCAGACAAAATATTTGGCGGGTCCCGAGCGCGCAAAACTTGCCTATGGATTGAATATGACGGAATCTCAAGTTAAG gtTTGGTTTCAAAATCGACGTACCAAATGGCGTAAAAAACACGCTGCCGAATTGGCAACTGCTAAGAAGCGTCAAGAGGAGGCTGAAGTTATGAACGACCTTTCtgacaaagaagaagatatcTATGGTGATGACTCATTCGATATGAAGCGAAAAAGGACAAAGTAA
- the LOC123470343 gene encoding uncharacterized protein LOC123470343 isoform X1: protein MESKTCISTLSAEDLRLHLLSTNKLPAVIPEKLLAADIDGQCLLCLDEANVEVLQLTLGHKMKLLSFIKTIKSQQPQEQEKESTGIVACDPTIEYEPIVNENQILDIIVTDQPSNNNVIDFNVNDILNATDEGKVIVQNYLERLEAFITEKERITIVQILVNRLVTLRNAFSILKFLLPQ from the exons ATGGAATCTAAAACTTGTATCTCAACTTTATCTGCAGAAGACCTGCGGTTGCATCTCCTTTCGACTAACAAACTGCCGGCTGTAATtccagaaaaattgctag CTGCTGATATTGATGGACAGTGCCTTCTCTGTTTAGATGAAGCAAATGTTGAAGTACTTCAACTAACACTGGGACACAAGATGAAACTGCTTAGTTTCataaaaacaatcaaaagtCAGCAGCCCCAAGAGCAAGAAAAGGAATCTACTGGAATTGTGGCTTGTGATCCTACGATAGAATACGAACCAATCGTCAACGAGAATCAGATACTTGATATCATTGTGACGGACCAACCTTCAAATAACAAT GTGATTGATTTCAACGTCAACGACATTTTAAATGCGACCGACGAGGGGAAAGTAATTGTGCAAAACTACCTGGAACGACTTGAGGCTTTCATTACTGAAAAAGAGCGCATCACAATTGTTCAGATCCTAGTGAATCGCTTAGTGACATTGAGGAATGCGTTTTCGATATTAAAATTCCTTCTCCCTCAGTAA
- the LOC123470343 gene encoding uncharacterized protein LOC123470343 isoform X2, whose product MESKTCISTLSAEDLRLHLLSTNKLPAVIPEKLLDEANVEVLQLTLGHKMKLLSFIKTIKSQQPQEQEKESTGIVACDPTIEYEPIVNENQILDIIVTDQPSNNNVIDFNVNDILNATDEGKVIVQNYLERLEAFITEKERITIVQILVNRLVTLRNAFSILKFLLPQ is encoded by the exons ATGGAATCTAAAACTTGTATCTCAACTTTATCTGCAGAAGACCTGCGGTTGCATCTCCTTTCGACTAACAAACTGCCGGCTGTAATtccagaaaaattgctag ATGAAGCAAATGTTGAAGTACTTCAACTAACACTGGGACACAAGATGAAACTGCTTAGTTTCataaaaacaatcaaaagtCAGCAGCCCCAAGAGCAAGAAAAGGAATCTACTGGAATTGTGGCTTGTGATCCTACGATAGAATACGAACCAATCGTCAACGAGAATCAGATACTTGATATCATTGTGACGGACCAACCTTCAAATAACAAT GTGATTGATTTCAACGTCAACGACATTTTAAATGCGACCGACGAGGGGAAAGTAATTGTGCAAAACTACCTGGAACGACTTGAGGCTTTCATTACTGAAAAAGAGCGCATCACAATTGTTCAGATCCTAGTGAATCGCTTAGTGACATTGAGGAATGCGTTTTCGATATTAAAATTCCTTCTCCCTCAGTAA